A single Planktothrix serta PCC 8927 DNA region contains:
- a CDS encoding Calx-beta domain-containing protein translates to MVLKPETDPTTGQLRLVGDNTAENVKFFPGELAVFPLGAFLLGGDDTVRGSSDPELIYGNLENDQLFGEGGNDTLFGGQGNDQISGDAGNDLLFGEAGNDQFIGFVNPDNPSELSGIEGDDTIYAGSGDDQIRENQGKDLIFGGQGNDELRSGLENDLVEGNDGDDFIGAEDGDDTVSGGNGNDQVRGDVGNDLVEGNVGDDQVSGGSENDTLFGGQGNDQLSGDDGDDRLSGDEGIDTLIGGDGKDIFVLDSRQLGSNPESSETIVDYKPGEDIIFLTGDLGFENLTSKPDPRTENSTILEAQSGGIVAVLQGIKPDQINRSNFIIPGVVEFSSDQFAVNENGTPINPITVVRNSGNDGEISVTVVPVPTPLTPGGNQINTNPIVVNFGNGDNTPKIINIPIVNDNVPNYAANVFLTLENPTNFAQLGTPNQATLDIIDDEIPPSAVGTLINPIPEASAQFGSALSPVANNFVGVGAPGQTNNQGIAYLFNLTTQQPTLTFRNPSPSAGNSAFGQSIATIVGDNVIIGAPQDSSLAPNSGAVYVFSTATGTPYLLVNNPTPDVFDLFGYSVATLGNNIIVGAPNDSTLAPAGGTAYLFDGNTGQLLQTFLNPNPQANDFFGASVAAVGGDRILIGAPASLTPGGGQQPGEAYIFDSVTGQLLQTFKNPIPGLDNFGYSVAWSGIGRDILIGAPGDDSGGIDTGTAFLLDGITGAVLQTYNAPKMEDYNQFGQAIALIGNDVLVGSPGYGLANLGGTFRYELRTGNLVQTYLSPVTDNADTDLNFGASVASVANLILVGVPGLDTTLPSVGAVNQFV, encoded by the coding sequence ATGGTGCTAAAACCAGAAACCGATCCCACCACAGGTCAACTTCGCTTAGTCGGAGACAATACCGCCGAAAACGTGAAATTCTTTCCCGGAGAATTGGCGGTATTTCCATTAGGTGCTTTTTTATTAGGAGGAGATGACACGGTTCGCGGTTCATCTGATCCTGAACTGATTTATGGGAATTTAGAGAATGATCAACTATTTGGAGAAGGAGGAAATGATACTCTTTTTGGGGGTCAAGGAAACGATCAAATTTCAGGAGATGCAGGTAATGATCTGCTATTTGGAGAAGCAGGAAATGATCAATTTATTGGATTTGTAAATCCTGATAATCCCTCTGAATTATCAGGAATTGAAGGAGATGATACGATTTATGCCGGGTCAGGAGATGATCAAATTCGAGAGAATCAAGGCAAGGATTTAATATTCGGAGGTCAAGGCAATGATGAATTAAGATCGGGGTTAGAAAATGATCTTGTTGAAGGCAATGATGGCGATGATTTTATCGGTGCAGAAGATGGGGATGATACGGTTTCTGGAGGGAATGGAAATGATCAGGTTCGAGGGGATGTAGGGAATGATTTAGTGGAGGGAAATGTTGGAGATGATCAGGTATCCGGGGGGAGTGAAAATGATACTTTATTTGGGGGTCAAGGGAATGATCAACTGAGCGGAGATGACGGAGATGATCGCCTGTCTGGGGATGAAGGAATTGATACTTTAATTGGCGGAGATGGCAAAGATATTTTTGTTTTAGATAGTCGTCAATTAGGGAGTAACCCCGAATCATCGGAGACAATTGTAGATTATAAACCCGGAGAAGATATTATTTTTTTAACGGGTGATTTAGGGTTTGAAAATTTAACTAGCAAACCCGATCCTAGAACCGAAAATAGCACCATTTTAGAAGCACAATCTGGGGGTATTGTTGCGGTATTACAAGGAATTAAACCCGATCAAATTAATCGTTCTAACTTTATTATTCCTGGGGTTGTAGAATTTAGTTCAGATCAATTTGCTGTTAATGAAAATGGGACTCCAATTAATCCAATTACGGTGGTTAGGAATAGTGGAAATGATGGGGAAATTAGCGTTACTGTGGTTCCGGTTCCTACGCCCTTAACGCCTGGAGGGAATCAAATTAATACAAACCCCATTGTTGTTAATTTTGGCAATGGGGATAATACCCCTAAAATCATTAATATTCCGATTGTTAATGATAATGTTCCTAATTATGCTGCTAATGTTTTTTTAACCTTAGAAAACCCCACAAACTTTGCCCAACTGGGAACACCTAATCAAGCAACTTTAGATATTATTGATGATGAAATTCCTCCTTCAGCCGTCGGAACTTTAATCAATCCCATTCCTGAAGCTTCTGCTCAATTTGGTTCAGCATTATCACCCGTTGCTAATAATTTTGTAGGGGTCGGTGCACCCGGTCAAACTAATAACCAAGGAATTGCTTATTTATTCAATCTCACCACTCAACAACCCACATTAACCTTTCGTAACCCTTCCCCCAGTGCTGGAAATTCAGCCTTTGGTCAATCTATTGCGACAATTGTAGGAGATAATGTTATTATTGGTGCGCCTCAAGATAGTAGTTTAGCACCTAATTCCGGGGCGGTTTATGTGTTTAGTACCGCCACAGGAACGCCCTATTTACTCGTAAATAATCCTACCCCAGATGTCTTTGATTTATTTGGCTATTCCGTTGCCACTTTAGGTAATAATATTATTGTCGGTGCTCCCAATGATTCCACCTTAGCACCCGCAGGAGGAACCGCCTATTTATTTGATGGAAATACGGGTCAATTGTTACAAACCTTTTTGAATCCCAACCCTCAAGCTAATGACTTTTTTGGGGCTTCTGTCGCTGCGGTTGGCGGAGATAGAATATTAATTGGTGCTCCTGCTAGTTTAACCCCAGGAGGAGGACAACAACCCGGTGAAGCCTATATTTTTGATAGCGTTACTGGGCAACTTTTACAAACATTTAAAAATCCGATCCCTGGGTTAGATAATTTTGGTTATTCCGTCGCCTGGTCGGGAATTGGTCGAGATATTTTAATCGGTGCACCCGGAGATGATTCAGGAGGAATAGACACAGGAACAGCGTTTTTATTGGATGGCATTACTGGGGCAGTTTTGCAAACCTATAATGCACCTAAAATGGAGGATTATAATCAATTTGGTCAAGCCATAGCCTTGATAGGAAATGATGTTTTAGTCGGTTCTCCCGGCTATGGATTAGCGAATTTAGGAGGAACATTCCGCTATGAATTAAGAACCGGAAATTTAGTTCAAACCTATTTAAGTCCGGTTACGGATAATGCCGATACAGACTTGAATTTTGGAGCATCCGTTGCCAGTGTTGCTAACCTTATACTGGTAGGAGTCCCTGGTTTAGATACAACCTTGCCTAGTGTGGGTGCTGTTAATCAATTTGTTTAA
- a CDS encoding polysaccharide deacetylase family protein — protein sequence MNTPFRFKLQLAPFFPYLHSILTPSFPRCLWRGNLSQPEIALTFDDGPHPEYTLELLKVLDQFQITASFFWLGQWVEQYPEIAQAVYQRGHWIGLHGYQHQSFPFLSEIELKQSLEKTQTAIFKACHLEPELILDVRPPNGFFLPQTLELLTAWGYRPVMWSVVPEDWLHPGVNVVTQRVIKQTQNGSIIVLHDGYFGGKDVAKTVQEIIPKLLEQNYRFVTISKFWQSAKPMI from the coding sequence ATGAATACTCCATTTCGTTTTAAACTGCAATTAGCCCCTTTTTTTCCCTATTTACATTCGATTTTAACCCCCAGTTTTCCCCGTTGTTTATGGAGAGGAAACTTATCTCAACCTGAAATTGCTTTAACCTTTGATGATGGGCCGCACCCAGAGTATACTTTAGAGTTATTAAAGGTTTTAGATCAGTTTCAAATTACAGCCAGTTTCTTTTGGTTAGGACAATGGGTAGAACAATATCCTGAAATTGCCCAAGCCGTTTATCAACGCGGTCATTGGATTGGATTACATGGTTATCAACATCAATCTTTTCCTTTTTTAAGTGAAATAGAATTAAAACAAAGTTTAGAAAAAACCCAAACTGCTATTTTTAAAGCCTGCCATCTTGAACCAGAATTAATATTAGATGTGCGTCCTCCCAATGGCTTTTTTTTACCTCAAACTTTAGAGTTATTAACCGCTTGGGGATATCGTCCGGTGATGTGGAGTGTTGTACCGGAAGATTGGTTACATCCTGGGGTTAATGTTGTTACCCAACGTGTGATTAAACAAACCCAAAATGGGTCAATTATTGTCCTCCATGATGGGTATTTTGGAGGAAAAGATGTTGCAAAAACAGTACAAGAAATTATTCCTAAACTGTTAGAACAAAACTATCGGTTTGTAACGATTTCTAAATTTTGGCAGTCTGCAAAACCGATGATATGA
- the rd gene encoding rubredoxin has translation MKKYVCTVCGYTYDPEYGDPDGGIDPGTPFEEISEDWICPLCQAEKKDFEVLEE, from the coding sequence ATGAAAAAATATGTTTGTACCGTTTGTGGCTATACCTACGATCCTGAGTACGGTGATCCCGATGGGGGGATTGATCCAGGTACACCGTTTGAAGAAATCTCCGAAGATTGGATTTGTCCGCTTTGCCAAGCTGAAAAAAAAGATTTTGAAGTATTAGAAGAATAG
- a CDS encoding BaiN/RdsA family NAD(P)/FAD-dependent oxidoreductase → MSSIHPLKVIVIGGGAAGFFGAITCASHHPHTQVILLEAGQQPLAKVRISGGGRCNVTHACFEPTQFVQNYPRGSKALRGAFSRFQAKNTVEWFTRQGVQLKTESDGRMFPTTDDSATIVNCLIRVAEQAGVRIKTQVPVASISYNNSNPYPFKIQLKTGEFLESDRVLLATGNHPSGYRFVQALGHTIIPPVPSLFTFNLKDQRLQDLAGVSVSSVQVKLPEAKLEQTGPLLITHWGLSGPAILKLSAWGARVLYDCGYKSPLQINWLPQEHPEQLKEKLLTLKSEFPKRLISANCPVDLPRRLWKQLVNYIGIDEEKRWSEISNKSLNQLIQELTQGSYNITGKGVFKEEFVTCGGVNLKEVDFKTMESRCCPGLYLAGELLDIDGITGGFNFQSAWTTGWLAGQSIGK, encoded by the coding sequence TTGTCTAGTATACATCCGTTAAAAGTGATTGTAATTGGGGGTGGGGCGGCGGGTTTTTTTGGGGCAATTACTTGTGCAAGTCATCACCCCCATACTCAAGTAATTTTACTCGAAGCCGGACAGCAACCCCTGGCTAAAGTGAGAATTTCTGGCGGGGGACGGTGTAATGTCACCCATGCTTGTTTTGAACCGACTCAATTTGTGCAGAATTACCCCAGGGGAAGTAAAGCGTTACGCGGCGCTTTTAGTCGATTTCAAGCTAAAAATACCGTTGAATGGTTTACTCGTCAGGGGGTGCAATTAAAAACAGAATCCGATGGGAGAATGTTCCCGACAACCGATGATTCTGCGACGATTGTTAATTGTTTAATTCGGGTTGCAGAACAAGCCGGAGTTAGAATTAAAACTCAAGTTCCAGTTGCTTCTATTTCCTATAACAATTCTAACCCTTATCCCTTTAAAATTCAACTGAAAACAGGGGAATTTTTAGAAAGCGATCGCGTTTTATTGGCGACGGGAAATCACCCCTCTGGTTATCGATTTGTCCAAGCTTTAGGACATACGATTATTCCCCCGGTTCCCTCTTTATTTACCTTTAATTTGAAAGATCAACGGCTGCAAGATTTAGCGGGAGTTTCTGTTAGTTCAGTTCAGGTTAAACTTCCTGAAGCTAAACTGGAACAAACGGGGCCTTTATTAATTACCCATTGGGGATTAAGTGGGCCAGCAATTCTAAAATTATCCGCTTGGGGGGCCAGAGTTTTATATGATTGTGGTTATAAATCTCCTCTACAAATTAATTGGCTTCCTCAAGAACATCCTGAACAATTAAAAGAAAAATTATTAACCCTTAAATCCGAATTTCCTAAACGGTTAATTTCAGCAAATTGTCCTGTTGATTTACCGCGTCGGTTGTGGAAACAATTAGTTAATTATATTGGTATTGATGAAGAAAAACGCTGGTCAGAAATTTCTAATAAATCTCTCAATCAACTGATTCAAGAGTTAACTCAAGGCAGTTATAATATTACTGGAAAAGGTGTTTTTAAAGAAGAATTTGTCACCTGTGGGGGTGTAAACTTAAAAGAAGTTGATTTTAAAACAATGGAAAGTCGTTGTTGTCCAGGGTTATATTTAGCCGGAGAACTCTTAGATATTGATGGGATCACCGGAGGATTTAACTTTCAAAGTGCTTGGACAACCGGATGGTTAGCCGGACAATCTATAGGTAAATAG